The Sus scrofa isolate TJ Tabasco breed Duroc chromosome 6, Sscrofa11.1, whole genome shotgun sequence region AATCCCAACTCCTGGGGGCTCCGAGGCTGCTAGGGTGCAGGCCCCTCTCTACTCTCACCTCCTGCTAGCTTCCAGCGCCCCTCAGGCTCCAGTCCATGGGCTGCTCTCATGCCTCCTGGCACCACAACCTTTGCTCAGCCCCTCTTCCCTGCTCACACCCGAGGCAGCACCGTCCCTGCTGGCCAAGCTAAGACTCAcacctgccctgccctctctGAGTATCAGTggctttttgtgtcttttcttttcttttcttttctttttagggctgagccagaggcatatgggagttcccaggccaggggtcaaatcagagctgcagctgccagcctacaccacagccccagcaacttgggatccgagccacatctgcaacctacaccatagctcacggcaacgcctgatccttaacccactgcgtgaggccagggatcgaacccacatcctcatggatcctagcagggatcgttaaccactgagccacaaaaggaactcccctttttgtgtgttttcacaCAGGCTTTAACTTTTCTGAGCAGGACCTTTCTGTCCCCAGACTCCATGCTCCCCCCACCCATAGCCATCCTGCCGCCCCTGGGGGAAAACTTTACCCCAGGTGAATTTCAGGAGGGCAGCGCATTTTGTTTCCCTACCCCAGACAGTGTCTGGCGCATAGTAGGCGCACAGGAAATCTTGGCTTAATAAATAAGCATGGGGACAAATGGCTGAGCTGAACCAACTTGTCCTGGGCCTCCAGCTGGAAAGGAACCAGGCCATGATTCAGACCTGGCTCTGCCCGACCCTGGTACCTTGCGCTTCCATTATACTTGGGTTTTTCAAAATCTCGGGGAAGTtacaaaacgaacaaacaaaaacaacccagaaaCGATATTCCCCACCTCACTTTTCTGGGATGTTCACACCTCTAAATAGATCAGGCGATTTGGTAAGCAAACCAGGTGACCCAAAACATACTTTTTGCATtgctgaaaataatacaaatgaaaataaagagtttaaaaggagaaaaaaatggccCAGAATGTAGCTTTAAAAAAACTTGGAGGGGGCTTTCGCTATTCCCTGCtacctccctctgctcctccctctAAATACATCCATAAAGTGACCATCTTTTCTGAAGCCTTATGCTTTCTGGAAATCACATTTCTGGAGCATCaagaagtcatttaaaaataagaatttgggagttcccatcgtggctcagtggaaacgaatccgactaggaaccatgaggttgagggttcgatccctagccttgctcagtgggttaaggatccagcgttgccgtgagctgtggtgtaggtcgcagacgcggctcggatcccgcgtttgctgtggctctggcgtaggccggtggctacagctctgattggacccctagcctgggagtcttcatatgccacagaagcggccctagaaaaggcaaaaagacaaaaaaaaaaaaaaaagtcctggttCGGTCTAGTCTTGTCTTCCATGTCcgatcccctcccccactctgctCCAGCCTCTTCACTGATcctcaaccccccacccccaccccgagcaaCCTTGGGATCCTTGCCCTTGCAGTTCCCTCGGCCTAGTTCTCTGTTCCCTCACCTCCTTCTCACCTCCTTCAGGTGGCTGCACACCACCTTCTCAGGGAAGCGTTCCCTGCCTACCTGTTGGAAAGGGcaacctcccctgccccccaccccgtgccAGCCCTCCCCTGCCTCTGTCAAGTTCGATTTCTCTCCCTGGCCACTTCTTCTTTTATGACACACCGTCTATTTCACTCCTCCGTCCCTGTTGTGATCCAGCTCACCTACTGGCTTCAAGCTCCCCAGAGCTGGGGATTTTGTCTGATCTGTTCCCTGCCCAAAATAGAACCTGGCACATGCTGAGTGTTtgctaaatgtaaataaatacgcCTAAGGGCTGTGACCTGGCTCAGGCGTGGTCAAGGGTCCTCTGGCCACGTGCGAGGGGCTGAAGGGAGCATCCCTTCCCAACACAATAAGCCCCATGCACGAGGAATGCCCTCTCAGCTCCCTCCAGCCTGGCTGTGTGTCTCCGCCCCACCCCTTCTCCAGCTTGTGATGAGGTGTTTGCTCAtgtgggtgactttttttttttaattgctctctgtctcccccacctGCAGACTTTGGCTTGGACTATGGCTGCAGACATAGTCCAGGGCTGTTTTGGTCATCTTTTTGTCCCCAGCATCATTCCACATAGGACTGGCCCTGGAGTTTGTGTCTAGTTAActcttgttgaatgaatggctGAATGAATCCTGCATCTCTGCTTGCAGAATTATCGTGCAATTTAGTGTGTATTCAAGGCTCTGAGAGTCCTGATGAAAAAgatagttattcttttttttttttttttttttttttttttaagaccataggaagtctatttaaatattttggcagtgtggagttcctgttgtggctcagggggttaagaacctgacatagtatccgtgaggatgcaggttcaatccctggccttgctcagtgggttaagtatccggggTTGCCTCAAGTGGTGGCATgggtcgcaggcgcggcttggatctggcattgctgtggctgtaggctggctgctgcagctccaattcgacccctggtctgggaaattccatatgctgcaggtgtggccctaaaaagaagaaaaaagaattggcaGTGTGTTAGTTTAGTCAGGAGTCTTTTGGCTgcagaagacaaaaggaaaaatgaagaaactggctAAACAAAAAGGGAAATGAGTAACTGATGTCAGCAGCAATTTTGGAGGTTCTTCCAGCTTGACTCCATCAAGGGCCTTTAAACATCTTATCAGAAATCTCTTAGTTTACCCCATGTTGGCTTATTTTTCCCTCCTGGGGGCACAGATGGGCCCCAGGAGATCCGTTCTCCTGGGAGCTTGCTTTAAACCCTTCCCCTCTTTCCAAATGTTCCGGAAAAGTTCTAGATTTCCAGCTCAGGGGCAACCAGCTTAGGAATCCACGAGGCAGGAGAAAGTCCCCTGGTTCCTGGCCGGGCAGCTGGTCCCAGGGCCCCGGATCTTTGATTGGACTTGACCAGAAGCTGTCACAAATGAGGGGGGCCCCCGGGCACGCTGATCAGGCCTGCAGGGATTCAAGGCTAGACCCCCGAGGAGGGAGACCAGGCGGGGAGGGCTCTGGCGGGTAGGTGACCCAGGCGGTTGTCCTGTCGCCCTGCAGTGCAGGTCGGCCCCGGGGATTCTCGGCTCACCGTGTTTGATGAGACGGAGGGCACGTGGCGCCTGCTGTGCTCCTCGCGCTCCAACGCCAGGGTGGCAGGGCTCAGCTGCGAGGAGATGGGCTTCCTCAGGTACTGGGGtgcccctgggggcgggggggggccggGAGGGCGGGGGGCTGCAGGCCTGACCCCTGCCCCGCCCAGGTCACTGACCCACTCAGAGCTGGATGTGCGGACTGCGGGCGCCAACGGCACGTCGGGCTTCTTCTGTGTGGATGAGGGGAGGCTGCCGCAGGCCCGGAGGCTGCTTGAGGTCCTCTCCGTGTGGTGAGGAGGGCGGTGGGCAGGCAGGGCGCACACCGCGGGCCCCAAGGCCTTCCGGGCACCCACAGCCGTGCTCCCCTGGGCCTCTTACCCCTCTTAATTggcctctctttgtctctctctgcgTCTCCATCCCTGCCTCTCTCACAGCGACTGTCCCAGGGGCCATTTCCTGGCAACCACATGCCAAGGTGAGACCCTGTAACTCAGAGCCCTCTTCTGAGACCCCCCCAAGGCAGGGTCATGTCCCCCTAGGTCCCCAAGGATGGGGCTGTGTCTCCTCAGACCCCTGTTCCCGCAGACCCCTGAGGCTAGGGTtgtgtcccctccctctccccagagtGGGCCATGACCTCTCAGAGCCACCTGGGGCAGTGGGTCCAGGCCTCCGCCTGCCCCTGACCACCCGCCTCCCACAGACTGCGGCCATAGGAAGCTGCCCGTGGATCGCATTGTGGGCGGTCAGGACACCAGCCTGGGCCGGTGGCCGTGGCAAGTCAGTCTTCGCTACGACGGAGCACACCTCTGTGGGGGATCCCTGCTCTCCAAAGACTGGGTGCTGACAGCCGCCCACTGCTTCCCCGAGTGAGTACCCCCCACGGCACCAAGGGGGGAGGTAGGGGAGTGGCGAGGTAGGGGAGGTTGTGCCCAGGCAGGCGGCCACCCTCCCCTCCTATCCCTGGTAGGCGGAACCGGGTCCTGTCTCGATGGCGAGTATTCGCCGGTGCTGTGGCCCAGACCTCACCCCACGGCCTGCAGATGGGGGTGCAGGCGGTGATCTACCATGGGGACTATCTCCCCTTTCGAGACCCCAACAGCGAGGAGAACAGCAATGATATCGCCCTGGTCCACCTCTCCAGCTCCCTGGTCCTCACAGGTAACTCAGGGACCGATCCTTGGCCTTGGGGACTCCCGGGGCCAGGACgacagaggaggggctggggcttggGAATCCGTGATGGTGAGGGAAACCATCTCGAGAGGTACAGGCTGGGCATTCATCGGCTGGGAACCATTGGTGCAGCCATTCGGGAAAATCATGCGGcgattcttcaaatatttaagcACAAGTTATCATTCGGCCCAGCAATCCGCTCCTAGACACACCCCAACGAAATGAAGACCCATAGCCACACAAAAACTAGCACGCAGTGTTCATTGCTGCATTATTTGCAGTAGGAAAaagatggagggagttcccgtcgtggcgcagcggaaacgaatccgactaggaaccgtgaggttgcaggttcgatccctggcctcgctcagtgggttaaggatccagtgttgctgtgagctgtggcctaggccggcggctgtagctctgattagacccctagcctgggaacttccacatgccggtgggtgcagccctaaaaagacaaaagacagaaaaaagaaaaaaaaaaaaagatggagacacCCCAGATGTCTACCATCTGACACGCGGAATAAACAAAGTGTGTTAGATCCACCCGGTGGAATGGTAAcaggccataaaaaggaatgaagtgctgattCAGGTTACACAGTGGATGACCCTGGGCCACAATGTGCTACAAAAGAAATCGGGCACAGAGCCACACGCTCCATGATTCCGTTTATATGACGTGTCTGGAAGAGGCAAACCTGTAGAGTTAGATGGTTTATTAATGGTTCCCTGGAGGTGGGGCCGGCCTGGGGACATTGAGAGGTCGTAGGTAAAGAAGAGGGCGAAACTGTCCTAAAAATtagttgtggtggtggtggcacgTTCCTACAGCAAGACAGGTGCACGCCTGTACCTAAAACCCCTCTAAAAACCACTGTACACTTTAAGTGGGTGAACATATGTGAATTCTAGTTCAGGAAAGCTgttaccaaaaa contains the following coding sequences:
- the HPN gene encoding serine protease hepsin isoform X3; the protein is MAEKEGGQPVSCCSGPKVAALTVGTVLLLTGIGAASWAIVTVLLRSDQEPLYPVQVGPGDSRLTVFDETEGTWRLLCSSRSNARVAGLSCEEMGFLRYWGAPGGGGGPGGRGAAGLTPAPPRSLTHSELDVRTAGANGTSGFFCVDEGRLPQARRLLEVLSVCDCPRGHFLATTCQDCGHRKLPVDRIVGGQDTSLGRWPWQVSLRYDGAHLCGGSLLSKDWVLTAAHCFPERNRVLSRWRVFAGAVAQTSPHGLQMGVQAVIYHGDYLPFRDPNSEENSNDIALVHLSSSLVLTEYIQPVCLPAAGQALVDGKICTVTGWGNTQYYGQQAGVLQEARVPIISNDVCNGPDFYGNQIKPKMFCAGYPEGGIDACQGDSGGPFVCEDSISRTPRWRLCGIVSWGTGCALAQKPGVYTKVSDFREWIFQAIKTHSEASGMVTQL
- the HPN gene encoding serine protease hepsin isoform X4, with protein sequence MAEKEGGQPVSCCSGPKVAALTVGTVLLLTGIGAASWAIVTVLLRSDQEPLYPVQVGPGDSRLTVFDETEGTWRLLCSSRSNARVAGLSCEEMGFLRSLTHSELDVRTAGANGTSGFFCVDEGRLPQARRLLEVLSVCDCPRGHFLATTCQDCGHRKLPVDRIVGGQDTSLGRWPWQVSLRYDGAHLCGGSLLSKDWVLTAAHCFPERNRVLSRWRVFAGAVAQTSPHGLQMGVQAVIYHGDYLPFRDPNSEENSNDIALVHLSSSLVLTEYIQPVCLPAAGQALVDGKICTVTGWGNTQYYGQQAGVLQEARVPIISNDVCNGPDFYGNQIKPKMFCAGYPEGGIDACQGDSGGPFVCEDSISRTPRWRLCGIVSWGTGCALAQKPGVYTKVSDFREWIFQAIKTHSEASGMVTQL